One window of the Corticium candelabrum chromosome 7, ooCorCand1.1, whole genome shotgun sequence genome contains the following:
- the LOC134181790 gene encoding uncharacterized protein LOC134181790, whose product MESMLVWFAAIVYAFDAWKLGVQSSHIKRLEKEKKELPCKLDNAKQENKRLCERRQELKDANEQLEITRAQLFCDRSCISSLPSSVSTLCEDDEEREFSELFKSELVLSKAGKTKVATGKEHATDQTSGMEDCIATCLSMLAFQDSMTELEFLAIALIFVKVLLCDMAIPKCFCLL is encoded by the exons ATGGAAAG CATGCTCGTTTGGTTCGCTGCGATTGTGTATGCTTTCGATGCATGGAAGTTAGGCGTTCAGTCGTCACACATCAAAAG ActtgaaaaagaaaagaaagagtTACCGTGTAAGCTTGACAATGCCAAACAAGAAAATAAGCGACTTTGTGAACGTCGTCAAGAGCTAAAGGATGCCAACGAACAGCTCGAGATTACAAGAGCTCAGCTTTTCTGTGACAGGTCTTGCATCTCATCATTGCCCTCCTCTGTTTCCACGCTAtgtgaagatgatgaagagAGAGAATTCTCAGAACTGTTCAAGTCAGAATTAGTCTTGTCAAAAGCAGGCAAGACAAAGGTAGCAACAGGTAAAGAACATGCAACAGATCAAACCTCTGGAATGGAGGACTGTATTGCAACATGTCTCTCTATGCTCGCCTTCCAAGACAGCATGACAGAGTTAGAGTTCTTGGCTATTGCTCTAATCTTTGTTAAAGTTCTCTTGTGTGACATGGCGATTCCCaaatgtttctgtctgttgtaa
- the LOC134182352 gene encoding tigger transposable element-derived protein 4-like: protein MSQKRKVLTLEDRIRVIEKVEQGKSCRCVAVEMGVGKTQVQSTVRDRKSIRRQWETCRSGPKQKYQIGHSAFSDTNGWLEKWMTRHSVRLSCLSSEAADVDASVVDVWSRRLQSVCEGYELRNIFNVDETGLFYRAMPSRSMVVTVSEAKGSE from the exons ATGTCTCAGAAGCGCAAGGTTCTAACTCTGGAAGATCGGATTCGCGTAATTGAGAAAGTTGAACAGGGCAAAAGCTGTCGCTGTGTAGCAGTTGAGATGGGCGTAGGAAAGACGCAAGTTCAATCTACAGTAAGAGACAGAAAAAGCATTAGACGGCAATGGGAAACTTGCCGGAGTGGCCCTAAGCAGAAGTATCAGA TTGGGCATAGTGCATTTTCTGATACCAATGGCTGGTTAGAGAAGTGGATGACTAGACACAGCGTACGATTGTCGTGCTTGTCTAGTGAAGCCGCTGATGTGGATGCCAGTGTAGTTGACGTCTGGTCCCGCCGATTGCAATCTGTATGTGAGGGCTATGAGCTGAGGAACATATTTAACGTCGATGAAACGGGTCTGTTCTACAGAGCTATGCCCTCCAGATCCATGGTTGTGACGGTCAGTGAAGCTAAAGGAAGTGAGTAG
- the LOC134182710 gene encoding uncharacterized protein LOC134182710: MPLEIPFDLEHVATVVVGVLIIIAVFWNCFNESNTIKKENEELQSQLFKSETENEDVKFQLGNAETENENLQFQLDNAERVNKKLQSRLKREKEELQSQICKSKREKEELQFQLDNAQRKEQKLESKLSDAKQEETQLRFCLQKLKEDYKNEVTRNKNSNTQYVCKINCLEIHLQKLAAEKATLNSHLEKKHLSHWLWEDGLHCWKSFDYSTAFQLERAYVEQTATIKRLFDGKQWYKFDLNKMQQKNVITGKLRKIKRVKMSVSGKTSQM; the protein is encoded by the exons ATGCCTCTTGAGATACCTTTCGATCTAGAACACGTTGCGACCGTTGTCGTTGGTGTTCTCATCATTATTGCCGTATTCTGGAACTGCTTCAACGAAAG CAATACTATAaaaaaagaaaatgaagagTTACAGTCTCAACTCTTCAAATCTGAAACAGAAAATGAAGATGTAAAGTTTCAACTTGGCAATGCTGAGACAGAAAATGAAAACTTACAGTTTCAACTTGACAATGCCGAGagagtaaacaaaaaattacaatctCGACTCAAAAGAGAAAAAGAAGAGTTACAGTCTCAAATCTGCAAATCTAAAAGAGAAAAAGAAGAGTTGCAGTTTCAACTTGACAATGCCCAACGAAAAGAGCAAAAGTTGGAGTCTAAACTTAGTGATGCCAAGCAAGAAGAAACGCAACTTCGTTTTTGTTTGCAAAAGTTAAAAGAAGACTATAAGAACGAGGTGAcaagaaacaaaaattcaaatactcagtatgtatgtaagaTAAATTGTCTCGAAATTCATCTTCAAAAGTTGGCAGCTGAAAAGGCTACACTAAACAGCCACCTGgaaa AGAAACACTTGAGTCATTGGCTGTGGGAAGACGGGCTTCATTGTTGGAAGAGTTTTGACTATTCTACGGCGTTTCAGCTAGAAAGAGCTTATGTCGAacaaactgcaacaatcaAACGACTGTTTGACGGCAAACAATGGTACAAATTTGATCTGAACAAAATGCAACAAAAGAATGTAATAACAGGAAAATTGCGAAAAATAAAGAGAGTGAAAATGTCCGTTTCGGGTAAGACAAGTCAAATGTAA
- the LOC134182653 gene encoding probable poly [ADP-ribose] polymerase DDB_G0278045, translated as MISPDSSHISVLGLQSFPEACLAQVHIESDEYNEVELFFYKTMGRFLFKIIAVERVQSGRLWFNYQLAKERMKIKNEDEEVNEKLLFHGTRQTEPSQIYKSCNGFDVVYARQGLWGKAIYFAENALYSKDYSYIIPHSYNCRQMFLAKVLTGVCCDNAPTDVDRRRTKPEVDGKMYDSLSGMANGSRVYAVFDNLHSYPYYLITYSSTVPGL; from the coding sequence ATGATATCACCTGACTCTTCCCACATTTCGGTTTTAGGTTTGCAAAGCTTTCCCGAAGCTTGTCTTGCTCAAGTACATATAGAAAGTGATGAGTACAACGAAGTCGAGCTGTTTTTTTACAAGACTATGGGACGATTCTTATTCAAAATCATTGCAGTTGAGCGAGTTCAGAGTGGCCGTCTCTGGTTCAATTATCAACTTGCAAAAGAAAGAATGAAAATAAAGAACGAAGATGAAGAAGTCAACGAGAAACTCTTGTTTCACGGCACAAGGCAAACAGAACCTTCGCAAATTTACAAAAGCTGCAACGGATTTGATGTAGTCTACGCTCGTCAAGGATTGTGGGGTAAAGCAATCTATTTTGCTGAAAATGCTTTATATTCAAAGGACTACTCTTATATAATACCGCACTCTTACAACTGCAGACAGATGTTTCTAGCAAAGGTCTTAACTGGTGTTTGTTGCGACAATGCTCCGACGGATGTGGATCGAAGACGAACGAAGCCCGAGGTTGATGGCAAAATGTATGATTCGTTAAGTGGCATGGCAAATGGGTCAAGAGTTTATGCCGTATTCGACAACTTGCATTCATACCCGTActatttgattacatactctTCTActgtacctggtctttga